From Candidatus Micrarchaeia archaeon:
TTCGGCTTTTTCAATCGCGCTTTTCGAGACCGGGCCTGTGGAGGGGACAATCACTTTCGGCGCGGCGTTCTTCGCTTACTTGCTGCTCTTCATGACGAACAGGGATGCGAAGGAGGACAAGGAAAACAAGAGGCCTGAATTCAGGTTCGAATGGATCACCTGGGCCGTGGTGCTTGCCGGGCTCGGGAACGCGATGCTGCTTATCGCGCTGCGCGAAAGCAATGCACTCTGGATTGTTGCAGGGCTTGCCGGGCTCGCGCTGGTTTACAACAGGCCGCTGAACCTGAAGAGGAGCTTCCCTGGGGCGTACCTGGTGGAGGGGCTGGCCTTCACCGCGATAATGGCTTCTTACGGGGCGTGGGAAGGCGGATTCGGGGGCAGGGTGCTGGTTGCTCTGGGCGCGTGCTTCCTCACTTTCGCGATAGGAAGCGCAGTGAAGGACTACAAGGATGCAGAGGGGGACAGGAAGGCGGGGGTGCGCACCGCGTTCACGGTGCTCGGGAAAAAGGGGCGGGAAACGTTTTGGAATGTGTTCAGGGTCGTGCTCATAATCGGGCCGCTGGCTTTTATCGCAGCCGCGCAGATGGAAATTTCAGTGGCGCAGGCTGCGCTCTGGCTGGTTTTCGCGCTGGGTTCTGGATATGTGCTGTTTTTCTCGAACTGGAAGGACAAGGAGAAGACTGTGGATGCTTACATATGGCTTTTTTCAGGATTGCTGTTTCTCTCCGGGCTGATGCTGGGCGCATTGCAATGATTTCATAGGTTTGGAACTGAAAACAGGACGTGAAACTCAATTCATGGGAGCTGAAGCTGGATTATTTTCCCTCGACCCAGCTCGAGGCCTGCGCTTTCCAATTCCTGTTTTTCAGATTGAGTGGGATAGAGGGCTATGGTGCGCTCGTAGGTCATGACACGGCCCAGCA
This genomic window contains:
- a CDS encoding UbiA family prenyltransferase: MLNQARALAERLEKVDVSPKAALAVIVFVGLARDLIEDALNNFEFDAVLGFSPVQEFTVTVLDFVMFYLGIFLLLAAAQRLLLKRNYYAPLLLGIMLGLMPPVLDALFTGNTTYFYVEPHPLFLEPGISAGELAVVYGGILLFAFYIWARTGELIKGLAALFAAWATLQIMGSLLNYGSDVAAQMIVPDSDWMFGALFFVSRALLFLAPLAIIDSNFRKFLMYRASRIFLFMGLSAFSIALFETGPVEGTITFGAAFFAYLLLFMTNRDAKEDKENKRPEFRFEWITWAVVLAGLGNAMLLIALRESNALWIVAGLAGLALVYNRPLNLKRSFPGAYLVEGLAFTAIMASYGAWEGGFGGRVLVALGACFLTFAIGSAVKDYKDAEGDRKAGVRTAFTVLGKKGRETFWNVFRVVLIIGPLAFIAAAQMEISVAQAALWLVFALGSGYVLFFSNWKDKEKTVDAYIWLFSGLLFLSGLMLGALQ